CTGCTCGTCCAGTTGGGCGTGCACGGACCCCGGTTCGCTCTACGTGGTCGCGGCCGGGCTGCTGGGTTTCGCGTGCTGTGCGGTGCTGGTGATCCTCGCGCTCGTGGGCGAGACGATTCTTGTCTGGAGGGAACGCCGGGTCTCCAACTGACGTTCCGGCGGCGGCCGTTGTCGGCTGGATCCCGTCGTGGGGAGCACGTGGATGCGGTGGAGTCCGCTGTCCGCCGGGGCCTCGTTTCCGTGCTCTCCCCCGCAGGGCCCTCGCGTGTCGCCGCCGCGCTCACGCTCGTCGGATACGTCAACACCGCCGCCGGACGCCCGAGCCCACACCGAACGCCGGGGCCCCGGGGCGTTGCTACAGGTGCGGCGGCGCTGGGCCTTGACGCGAGGCCGGCGAAGGTCGAGGGGCTGCGGTCGAGGCCCCGGCGCCTGGCGGAGCGCGGGTGGTTGCGCCTGGAGGCGTCGGGGGCCTTCAGTGCCGGCCGACGGCCAAAGGCCGTACCGGACGCCCGCTCATCCGCGTGACCATCGGCCAGCGGATCATCGCCTCGCTGGTGGCGGGCAGGGTCTCGTAGTCCCGGCACCGGCCGACAAGGCCGCCGGTGCAGCCGCCGTCGGCCCGCACGAGGGTGATGGCGCGGTGCAGACGGCGCAGCCGCATCAGCGGGCCCGCCGTGGTGTCCCGGTCGCCGATGTTCACAGCCGTGACCGCGACGGCCAGGAGCAGGCCGAGGGTGTCGGTCACGATGTGCCGCTTGCGGCCCGGCACCTTCTTCCCGCCGGCGTAGCCGCGTGAGGCGGCCGGCACCGTCGCGGCGGGCCGCACCGACTGCGCGACGGTGATCCCCGTAGTGGGCTCGGCCCTCGCGGCCCTCGCGTTCACGGACCGTCCCGCGCGGCCGGTCGTGGAACTCGGCGATCAGCCTGTGCTCGCGCCACCGGCGGAAGAGGAGGCGTAGACCCGGCCCCAATCGGGGAAGTCCGCGGGCATCGCCCGCCGCGGGATCCCGCCCGCGACCAGGTAGCGGATCGCGTCCAGCGGCTGCCGGTGACAGGAGCCCTCGGGCCGGCTACCCCGCCCCTGGAACCAGGCGGGTACCGGCAACAACGGCCGCACGGCCGCCCACTCCGGGTCCGTCATGTCCGACGGGGACCACCGAACACGTTCCGGGCCATCGGCCGCAGTCCCGAACCGGTGAGTGACACAGCCTTCGAGATCGGTACGGGCAACAACCACTTACGTGTCGGGATGCTGCGGCAGGGCGAGCCAGTCCGACCAGGAGATCTCGCGGCCGAGGAAGCGCGGCTGCTCGAACGGCCAGTCCGCGGCGATCCATTGCGGCACCAGCGCGTCGAGGGCCTGCTCGACCTTGCTGCCCACCAGCTCGTCCACCACCCACCAGGAGATCTCGCCGTCGGCGCCGGCCCTCTCCGGTGGGTCGATGTAGACACAGCCGAGCAGAGCTGTCTCCGCCGTGTCCAACAGCGCGTAGTTGAAGGACTGGTGGGCGGCGATCTCCTTCTCGTGCCGCAGCAGGTCGGCCTGGTCGGCCTCGTAGGTCATGGTGGCCGCGGGCCAGCCCCAGGCCGGGCCGAAGATGGTCCACAGCCGCTCGCGTGAACCCATCACGGCCGGATAGTCGAGCGGGGTGTCCACCTCCCGGATCGGCCGCAGGTGATGACCACCGTCCGGCAGCGGTACTCGGACGGGGTGGACGAAGTCATCGGGAAGCCAGCTCATGGCGCCCGACCGTAGCAGCGCGCGGCCGTCCGCTCCCCTGGATTTTCCCCGTACAACGCCGGGCCCTGCTCTCCTCCCGGGCAGGGCCCGCGATCACCCGAACCGTCCGGTCTCCGGCCAGAAGGCCGGGCGAGGGTTCATGTAGTGGACCTGTTCGTGGGTTTATCGTAAGAGTTATTAATTCTGTATTTGTTTTCCTGTGAGGGTTTCCGTCGCTTCCCCCGTAAACAAGGGTGAAGGGCGGAGGGTACATGGACGCAAAAAACAGATTCGAGACGAGAACCACCTTCCTGCTGTTGCGCATGGAATGGATGGGTGGTCTGGTCGTGTGTGCCGTGATTGCCGTTTGGCATTTTTCGGGGATTCGGTGGGGGGTGTTCATCGCTCTCTTCGTCGTCATTGATGTCATCGGTTATCTTCCCGGCGCCCTGGCCTTCCGGAGGAGTGGGGGCGGGTGTATCTCGCGCTGGTACTTCGTGGCGTACAACACCATGCACAGCCTGGTGACCGCGGGTGTCGTGGCCGGGGTGTGGGCGGTGCTGGTGAAGCCGGAGTGGGCGCTGCTCGCTCTTCCCCTGCATCTGCTGGGGGACCGTGCCCTGTTCGGGAATTCGCTCAAGCCGTTCGGGGTGCTTTTCGAGCCGGATCCGCATCCGGCGTACCTCGAATTCGAGCGGGCGTATTCGAATTCGGCCGGAAGGGATTCCGGTGACTTCCGAAGGGGTGCTGATGCCGTCCGTCTTTGAGACCCTGGTCCGGCACAGTGACAATCCGAGTTCTTTTCTTGCCCTCAATCAGGGCAATGAATACTTCCGGGATCCGCGGTTCGACGGCACCTGCGTCTATCGCCGGTCGGGGCGTCACCTGCTGCAGTTCGCGGGGCCCTTCGCGGCGGAGGAACAGCGCGCGGGGCTGCTGGACGCCTTCGCGGCGCAGGCCCGGCCGCGGCGGCTGGTGGCCGTACAACTGCAGCGGGCGGACGCCGAGTTGTACGGGGCGCACGGGTTCACGGTGAATCAGCTCGGGGCGTCGTACGCGGTCGACCTGGGCCGGTTCACGCTGCGCGGGTCGGCCTTCGTACGGCTGCGGAACAAGATATCCAGGGCCCGTCGAGCCGGTCTCGAGGTGGTCGAGGCCCCCACCGCGGCCGACGACGAGGTGCGGAACGAGCTGGATCTGATCGACCGGGCCTGGTTGCGGGGCAAGGGCGGTGCGAAGGAACTCCGGTTCCTGGTGGGCGAGCGGACCGGGCTGGCTCAGCGGCACCGGCGGTTGTTCGTGGGGCGGATCGGCGGGGTGGCCGTCGGGTACATCAGTTACTCGCCGGTCTTCGGGAGCCGGCCGGGCTGGCTCCATGACCTCAGCCGGCGTTCTCCGGACGCTCCGCCCGGGGTGATGGAGGCGCTGAACGCGACCGCGATGGAGCGGATGTCGGCCGACGGCGCGGGCTGGCTGCACTTCGGTTTCACGCCCTTCACCGGTCTTGCCGACGAGCACGAACTGCCGTGTGCGAGCCGGACGTTCACGCGCTGCGTGCGGTTGCTCGCCCAGCACGGCGAGCGGATCTACCCGGCCGCCGCGCAGCTCGAGTACAAGCGGAAGTGGGCGCCTCATGTGGTGCTGCCCGAGTACATCGCCTTCCAGGGGCGGCCCGGTCTTGCGGCGGTGTGGCAGCTGCTGCGGGCCACGCGGGCGCTGTAGGGACTCGGGGATCGGTTCTGTCAGTACCGCCAGTTCCGCCGGCGCCGCCTGTCCGATCGGCCCCGCCGTCCCGACTGCCCCGCCGCCCGACCAGTCCTGCCGGTCCCGCCTGTTCGACCGCTTCGGCGGGTCGGACAGGTCCCGCCGGTCCTACCTGTCCGGTCCGTCCCCCACTCCGACCGTCCTGCCGTCCGTCCAGTTCCGCAGGTCCAGTCCGTCCGATCGGTCCCGCGCGTTGGATCGGTTCCGCCGGTCCCATCTGTCCGGTCCGTCCCGCCACCCTGACCGCCCTGCCGTCCGACCAGCCCTGCCGATCCCGACTGTTCGACCAGTTCCGGCAGTTCCGCCGGTCCTGCCTGTCCGGTCCGTCCCCCACCCCGACCGTCCTGCCGCCCGACCAGTTCCGCAGGCCCAGTCCGTCCGATCGGTCCCGCGCGTTGGATCGGTCCGGCCGGTCCCGCTACCCCGACCGTCTCGCTACCCCGACCGTTCCGCTACCCCGACCGTTCCGCCAACCCGACCGTTCCGCTACCCCGACCGTTCCGCTACCCCGACCGTTCCGCCAACCCGACCGTTCCGCCAACCCGACCGTCCCGCCGTCCGATCCGTCCAGCCGGTCCAGCCCGTCCGACCAGTCCCGCCACCCGTAATTCCCACCACCCACCACCCACCACCCACCTTTCCGCCACCCGTAATTCCCGCCACCCGTCATCCCCGTCCCCCGGACGGGGTTCAGCGCGACCGGGTCGTCCCGGAGCAGGGGAGCACATGAGGTTTCTGGAGCGCGAACGCGCCGTACTGACGAAAATGCTGCCGGGGCTCGACGAGAGTCTGCGGGCGGTGCCGCTCATGGAGTTGGAGAGTCCGCGCAGCCCGGGTATCGGGCTCTTCCGGGACAGCGGGGGGCCCGGTCTGCTGGTGCCGGTGTCCTGCAAGGGGAAGGGGGCCACCGCGCTGGACGCCCTGCGGGTGCAGCGTGCGCTGGGCAGCAGGTCGCCGTCCCTGGCCGTGGCTACCACCATGCACCACTTCTCCATGGCCACCCTGGTCGGCCTGGTCACCGAGGGCGAGGGACTGGAGTGGATGCTCGTCGAGGGAGTGGCCTCGGGGAATCGTCTGGTGGCCTCCGGGTTCGCCGAGGGGCGGCCGGGCGCCGGCATCCTCTCGCCGTCGATGACCGCCACGGTGGGACCCGACGGGGTGCGGATCAGCGGGGTGAAGCGTCCGTGCAGCCTCGCCCGGTCCATGGATCTGCTCACCGCCAGCGTCCTGGTACCCGGTGAGCACGGGGCGCGCGACGAGC
The nucleotide sequence above comes from Streptomyces sp. N50. Encoded proteins:
- a CDS encoding transposase, with protein sequence MNARAARAEPTTGITVAQSVRPAATVPAASRGYAGGKKVPGRKRHIVTDTLGLLLAVAVTAVNIGDRDTTAGPLMRLRRLHRAITLVRADGGCTGGLVGRCRDYETLPATSEAMIRWPMVTRMSGRPVRPLAVGRH
- a CDS encoding transposase gives rise to the protein MTDPEWAAVRPLLPVPAWFQGRGSRPEGSCHRQPLDAIRYLVAGGIPRRAMPADFPDWGRVYASSSAGGASTG
- a CDS encoding N-acetyltransferase; amino-acid sequence: MSWLPDDFVHPVRVPLPDGGHHLRPIREVDTPLDYPAVMGSRERLWTIFGPAWGWPAATMTYEADQADLLRHEKEIAAHQSFNYALLDTAETALLGCVYIDPPERAGADGEISWWVVDELVGSKVEQALDALVPQWIAADWPFEQPRFLGREISWSDWLALPQHPDT
- a CDS encoding DUF2156 domain-containing protein translates to MPSVFETLVRHSDNPSSFLALNQGNEYFRDPRFDGTCVYRRSGRHLLQFAGPFAAEEQRAGLLDAFAAQARPRRLVAVQLQRADAELYGAHGFTVNQLGASYAVDLGRFTLRGSAFVRLRNKISRARRAGLEVVEAPTAADDEVRNELDLIDRAWLRGKGGAKELRFLVGERTGLAQRHRRLFVGRIGGVAVGYISYSPVFGSRPGWLHDLSRRSPDAPPGVMEALNATAMERMSADGAGWLHFGFTPFTGLADEHELPCASRTFTRCVRLLAQHGERIYPAAAQLEYKRKWAPHVVLPEYIAFQGRPGLAAVWQLLRATRAL